A single window of Egibacteraceae bacterium DNA harbors:
- a CDS encoding WD40 repeat domain-containing protein, producing the protein MDDRLGTVAHDQPGPAPAPAGRERSAEAAAASAAAARRRAIRLRVLVVAATIFGLLASSLALVASRSRADAVTARDAALSRQIALTAERLRATDPGLGAQLAIAGYQVAPTSEARSALLDTAVAPTSTRVLGAAGPTALAVSHQGRLNAVSNASDGTVALLDGGDRVGVLTLEEPDREIYALAFTPDDMVLAVGDTGPEGTLWDVSDPRDPQLLGDPLQGPTGPIQGLDVHPDGSELAAVGLGDGVFRWDLSDPAAPRELALLPSEVITWSVAYSPDGDHLAFGDELGGVNVWGLDGGPAPALELTVADRAVHTVVFSPEGATLAAGSRSGDLAVWDLSAAQEPKPIEVADAVFDSWVNTAVFSPDGRYLAAGSSDLDLRVWDTATWTLTQTLPHPAAVTQAAYTSEGGAIVTAAADGTLRVWDRGVLEPAGLSGSVWNIGFSPDGDRMAAFSGVDTGVWDLSDPGAPHRLGGPLVASDDGPAFTGAGAMSPDGTLLAHGTLTGEVLLYDGTDLGDPTLIGRPLGGSTELVEAVAFSADGSLLAAGGSDTAVRIWDLADPRRPRLTTTVEAPSEIVLNLSWHPRERLLAAPSADGLVYLLDLADPDEPVLHPPLTGLDSEAYGAAFHPEHEVIAIGGSDTTVILWDVIDPDRPHRIGEPVTGPAGRIFDLGFHPSGQALAAAVGDGTTWTWDTSNLAHPARTAVLGPADGQAFTVKYSPRGDLLVGSGADQRLRMWPTDEQALIEDICASAGDPVTAEEWATNVPGRGYAPPCGPSS; encoded by the coding sequence GTGGACGATCGCCTCGGGACGGTCGCCCACGACCAACCAGGACCGGCGCCTGCGCCTGCTGGGCGGGAGCGCAGCGCGGAGGCCGCCGCCGCCTCCGCTGCTGCCGCCCGCCGCCGGGCCATCCGCCTGCGCGTGCTGGTCGTGGCCGCCACGATCTTCGGCCTCCTGGCCAGCTCGCTGGCGCTGGTCGCCAGCCGGTCCCGCGCTGACGCGGTCACGGCGCGTGACGCGGCACTGTCCCGCCAGATCGCGCTCACCGCCGAGCGTCTGCGGGCCACCGACCCCGGTCTTGGCGCGCAACTGGCCATCGCCGGCTATCAGGTCGCGCCCACCAGCGAGGCGCGCTCGGCGCTGCTCGACACCGCTGTGGCGCCGACCAGCACGCGTGTCCTCGGCGCGGCGGGGCCCACGGCCCTCGCGGTGAGCCACCAGGGCCGGCTCAACGCGGTCAGCAACGCCAGCGACGGGACCGTGGCGCTGCTCGACGGTGGTGACCGTGTGGGGGTCCTCACCCTCGAGGAGCCCGATCGTGAGATCTACGCGCTGGCGTTCACGCCCGACGACATGGTGCTGGCCGTGGGCGACACCGGCCCCGAGGGCACCCTCTGGGACGTGTCCGACCCGCGGGACCCCCAGCTCCTCGGCGATCCCCTGCAGGGACCGACCGGCCCGATCCAGGGACTGGACGTCCATCCGGACGGCTCCGAGCTCGCGGCGGTGGGCCTTGGTGACGGGGTGTTCCGCTGGGACCTGAGCGACCCCGCGGCGCCCCGCGAGCTGGCGTTGCTGCCCTCGGAGGTCATCACCTGGAGCGTGGCCTACAGTCCCGACGGTGACCACCTGGCGTTCGGTGACGAGCTCGGAGGCGTCAACGTCTGGGGCCTTGACGGCGGGCCAGCGCCAGCCTTGGAGCTGACGGTGGCTGACCGTGCCGTGCACACGGTGGTCTTCAGCCCTGAGGGTGCCACGCTCGCCGCCGGCTCCCGCAGCGGTGACCTCGCGGTGTGGGACCTGTCCGCTGCCCAGGAACCCAAGCCCATCGAGGTCGCCGACGCCGTGTTCGACAGCTGGGTGAACACCGCGGTGTTCAGCCCCGACGGGCGCTACCTGGCTGCCGGCAGCTCGGACCTGGACCTGCGCGTGTGGGACACCGCGACGTGGACGCTCACCCAGACGTTGCCCCACCCCGCGGCGGTCACCCAAGCCGCGTACACCAGCGAGGGCGGTGCCATCGTCACCGCCGCCGCGGACGGCACCCTGCGCGTGTGGGACCGCGGGGTGCTCGAGCCCGCAGGACTGTCCGGCAGCGTCTGGAACATCGGGTTCAGCCCCGACGGCGACCGTATGGCGGCGTTCTCCGGTGTGGACACCGGGGTATGGGACCTCTCCGATCCCGGCGCGCCACACCGTTTGGGTGGTCCCCTGGTGGCCTCCGACGACGGCCCCGCCTTCACCGGAGCAGGCGCCATGTCCCCCGACGGCACCCTGCTGGCGCACGGCACGCTCACCGGTGAGGTCCTGCTCTACGACGGGACCGACCTCGGCGACCCGACGCTGATCGGGCGTCCCCTCGGCGGCTCCACCGAGCTGGTCGAGGCAGTGGCGTTCAGCGCGGACGGTTCGCTGCTGGCCGCGGGGGGCTCGGACACCGCCGTTCGCATCTGGGACCTCGCCGACCCCCGCCGCCCCCGGCTCACGACGACCGTCGAGGCCCCCTCGGAGATCGTGCTGAACCTGTCCTGGCATCCGCGCGAGCGCCTGCTCGCCGCGCCGAGCGCTGACGGTCTGGTGTACCTGCTCGACCTGGCTGACCCTGACGAGCCGGTGCTGCACCCCCCACTCACCGGCTTGGACAGCGAGGCCTACGGTGCGGCCTTCCATCCCGAGCACGAGGTCATCGCCATCGGCGGCTCCGACACCACGGTGATCCTGTGGGACGTCATCGACCCCGACAGGCCTCACCGCATCGGCGAGCCGGTCACCGGGCCGGCCGGGCGCATCTTCGACCTGGGCTTCCACCCCAGCGGCCAGGCACTGGCCGCCGCCGTCGGCGACGGCACGACCTGGACCTGGGACACCAGCAACCTCGCACACCCGGCGCGCACCGCCGTGCTCGGCCCCGCCGACGGACAGGCGTTCACCGTCAAGTACAGCCCCCGCGGCGACCTGCTCGTCGGCAGCGGCGCCGACCAGCGGCTGCGCATGTGGCCGACTGACGAGCAGGCCCTGATCGAGGACATCTGCGCGTCCGCCGGTGACCCCGTCACGGCCGAGGAGTGGGCCACCAACGTGCCTGGACGCGGCTACGCGCCCCCGTGCGGGCCGAGCAGCTGA
- the sucD gene encoding succinate--CoA ligase subunit alpha, which produces MSILVDEHSRVVVQGIGAQGTFHAKRNLDYGTHVVAGIHPKKGGQVWQELGLPVYATVAEAVVEQGANTSMIMVPAPFTKDAVLEAVQAGIDTIVVITEGVPAHDMAVIYNTVYPREPNGTFLKDRRAALIGPNCPGVISPGKANVGIIPATITKPGPVGLVSRSGTLTYQIMHELHEAGIGISTCVGIGGDPIIGSDFLDIIPRFAADPETEAIVFVGEIGGTEEQRVGEWIHAHIPDTPVVAYVAGFTAPAGKQMGHAGAIVREGGAGGETAADKKTALEALGIAVGVDPSDTARKMITALNR; this is translated from the coding sequence ATGAGCATCCTCGTCGACGAGCACAGCCGTGTCGTGGTGCAGGGCATCGGCGCCCAGGGCACCTTCCACGCCAAGCGCAACCTCGACTACGGCACGCACGTCGTGGCGGGCATCCATCCGAAGAAGGGCGGCCAGGTCTGGCAGGAGCTCGGCCTGCCGGTCTACGCCACGGTCGCCGAGGCCGTCGTGGAGCAGGGCGCCAACACCTCGATGATCATGGTGCCCGCACCGTTCACCAAGGACGCGGTGCTGGAGGCGGTGCAGGCCGGCATCGACACCATCGTGGTCATCACCGAGGGCGTGCCCGCCCACGACATGGCGGTGATCTACAACACCGTGTACCCGCGCGAACCCAACGGGACCTTCCTGAAGGACCGCCGCGCCGCGCTGATCGGGCCGAACTGCCCGGGGGTGATCTCGCCGGGCAAGGCCAACGTGGGCATCATCCCCGCCACGATCACCAAGCCGGGCCCGGTCGGGCTCGTCTCCCGGTCCGGCACGCTCACCTACCAGATCATGCACGAGCTGCACGAGGCCGGCATCGGCATCTCGACCTGCGTCGGCATCGGCGGGGACCCGATCATCGGCTCGGACTTCCTCGACATCATCCCCCGGTTCGCCGCGGACCCCGAGACCGAGGCGATCGTGTTCGTCGGCGAGATCGGCGGGACCGAGGAGCAGCGGGTCGGCGAGTGGATCCACGCGCACATCCCTGACACGCCGGTCGTCGCCTATGTCGCCGGGTTCACCGCGCCGGCGGGCAAGCAGATGGGCCACGCGGGCGCCATCGTGCGCGAGGGCGGCGCGGGCGGGGAGACCGCCGCGGACAAGAAGACCGCGCTGGAGGCGCTCGGCATCGCCGTGGGCGTTGACCCGAGCGACACCGCGCGCAAGATGATCACGGCACTCAACCGCTGA
- a CDS encoding homoserine O-acetyltransferase, giving the protein MVAEQRSGRGRPPPPASAAWRPGDPPGGRRFVRVFTDQELALEAGGSLRDLTVAYETWGTLAPARDNAVLVCHALTGDSHAAGPAGDGHPTAGWWDGLIGPGKAVDTDRWFVVSPNVLGGCQGTTGPASTAPDGRPFGSRWPRTTIRDQVAVEAGLADALGIGRWAAVVGGSMGGMRVVEWAAGQPDRIDSAIVLAAGAAASAEQIALQSTQVRAITLDPGFAGGDYYDAPPGAGPHEGLGLARRIGHLTYRTEQEVEERFGRLPQGSEDPLAGGRYQIESYLDHHADKLARRFDANSYIALSEAMSHHDVGRGRGGVARALSRVRARTWVIGIDADRLYPVHLQRRIAALVPTCEDFSTISSPYGHDGFLIETEALAPLFRRALEGVACPCPPVSG; this is encoded by the coding sequence ATGGTCGCCGAGCAGCGCAGCGGGCGGGGGCGCCCGCCGCCGCCCGCCAGCGCCGCGTGGCGCCCCGGCGATCCCCCGGGGGGCCGCCGCTTCGTCCGCGTGTTCACCGATCAGGAGCTGGCGCTCGAGGCCGGCGGGAGCCTTCGCGACCTCACGGTGGCCTACGAGACGTGGGGGACGTTGGCGCCCGCCCGGGACAACGCGGTGCTGGTGTGCCACGCCCTCACCGGCGACAGCCACGCCGCCGGGCCGGCCGGCGACGGGCACCCCACGGCCGGCTGGTGGGACGGGCTCATCGGGCCGGGCAAGGCGGTCGACACGGACCGCTGGTTCGTCGTGTCCCCGAACGTCCTGGGTGGCTGCCAGGGCACGACCGGCCCGGCGTCGACGGCCCCCGACGGCCGCCCCTTCGGGTCGCGCTGGCCACGGACCACGATCCGTGACCAGGTCGCGGTGGAGGCCGGGCTTGCGGACGCGCTCGGCATCGGGCGCTGGGCCGCCGTCGTCGGTGGGTCCATGGGCGGCATGCGCGTCGTCGAGTGGGCGGCCGGCCAGCCCGACCGGATCGACTCGGCGATCGTCCTGGCCGCCGGTGCCGCCGCGTCAGCCGAGCAGATCGCCCTGCAGTCCACACAGGTGCGGGCCATCACGCTCGACCCGGGGTTCGCGGGCGGCGACTACTACGACGCGCCGCCCGGCGCGGGGCCCCACGAGGGGCTCGGCCTGGCCCGCCGGATCGGCCACCTCACCTACCGCACCGAACAGGAGGTCGAGGAGCGCTTCGGCCGGCTCCCGCAGGGCTCCGAGGACCCGCTGGCGGGGGGGCGCTACCAGATCGAGTCCTACCTGGACCACCATGCGGACAAGCTGGCCCGGCGCTTCGACGCCAACAGCTACATCGCCCTGTCCGAGGCCATGAGCCACCACGACGTCGGCCGCGGGCGCGGGGGGGTCGCCCGGGCGCTGTCACGGGTGCGGGCCCGCACCTGGGTGATCGGCATCGATGCCGACCGGCTGTACCCGGTGCACCTGCAACGACGCATCGCCGCGCTCGTGCCGACGTGCGAGGACTTCTCGACGATCTCCTCGCCCTACGGCCACGACGGGTTCCTGATCGAGACCGAGGCGCTGGCACCCCTGTTCCGCCGCGCCCTCGAGGGCGTCGCCTGCCCCTGCCCGCCGGTCAGCGGTTGA
- a CDS encoding PLP-dependent transferase, with amino-acid sequence MTEQGWGFESRQIHAGAEPDPTTGARAVPIYQTTSYVFRDTEHAAALFALGEPGNIYTRIMNPTQDVLEQRIASLEGGVGALALASGQAAETLSILNLVNGPGAHVVSSASLYGGTYNLFHYTLPKLGVAGGGGG; translated from the coding sequence ATGACCGAACAGGGCTGGGGCTTCGAGTCCCGCCAGATCCATGCGGGCGCGGAGCCCGATCCGACGACCGGCGCCCGCGCGGTCCCGATCTACCAGACCACCAGCTACGTGTTCCGCGACACCGAGCATGCCGCCGCGCTGTTCGCGCTCGGCGAGCCCGGCAACATCTACACCCGCATCATGAACCCCACGCAGGACGTGCTGGAGCAGCGCATCGCCAGCCTCGAGGGCGGGGTCGGGGCCCTGGCACTGGCGAGCGGCCAGGCGGCGGAGACGCTGTCCATCCTGAACCTCGTCAACGGGCCCGGCGCGCACGTCGTGTCGTCGGCGTCGCTGTACGGCGGCACCTACAACCTGTTCCACTACACCCTGCCGAAGCTCGGGGTCGCGGGGGGGGGGGGGGGCC
- a CDS encoding PLP-dependent transferase, with protein EVDFVDPDDLDAWRGAVRDTTVAFYAETIGNPKGDVLDIAAVADAAHAAGIPLIVDNTLATPYLLRPLEHGADIVVHSLTKFLGGHGNSIGGVIVDGGRFEFGDAAKFPAFNEPDPSYNGLQYWDALGHGSYIAKARVQLLRDLGPAISPFNAFLVLQGMETLSLRMERHSSNALAIAQWLEARDEVEWVTYPGLTSSDWHDQAQRYLPRGQGAILSFGITGGVEAGRTFVEAVELFSHLANVGDVRSLIIHPATTTHSQLTEAEQASTGVLPELVRLSVGVETLDDLIADLEAGFRAAKG; from the coding sequence CGAGGTCGACTTCGTCGACCCCGACGACCTCGACGCGTGGCGCGGCGCGGTGCGTGACACCACGGTGGCGTTCTACGCCGAGACGATCGGCAACCCCAAGGGCGACGTGCTCGACATCGCGGCGGTGGCCGACGCGGCGCACGCCGCCGGGATCCCCCTGATCGTCGACAACACCCTGGCCACGCCCTACCTGCTGCGGCCGCTCGAGCACGGTGCCGACATCGTGGTGCACTCGCTGACGAAGTTCCTCGGCGGGCACGGCAACTCGATCGGGGGTGTGATCGTCGACGGGGGCCGGTTCGAGTTCGGCGACGCCGCCAAGTTCCCCGCCTTCAACGAGCCCGACCCGAGCTACAACGGCCTGCAGTACTGGGACGCGCTCGGGCACGGCAGCTACATCGCCAAGGCCCGCGTCCAGCTGCTGCGCGACCTGGGTCCGGCGATCTCGCCGTTCAACGCGTTCCTGGTTCTCCAGGGCATGGAGACGCTGAGTCTGCGCATGGAGCGCCACTCCTCCAACGCCCTGGCGATCGCGCAGTGGCTGGAAGCCCGTGACGAGGTGGAGTGGGTCACCTATCCCGGGTTGACGTCCAGCGACTGGCACGACCAGGCCCAGCGCTACCTGCCGCGTGGGCAGGGCGCCATCCTGTCGTTCGGGATCACCGGCGGCGTGGAGGCCGGCCGCACGTTCGTCGAAGCCGTGGAGCTGTTCAGCCACCTCGCCAACGTCGGCGACGTCCGCAGCCTCATCATCCACCCGGCGACCACCACCCACTCGCAGCTGACGGAGGCCGAGCAGGCCAGCACCGGCGTGCTCCCCGAGCTGGTCCGCCTGTCGGTCGGCGTCGAGACCCTCGACGACCTGATCGCCGACCTCGAGGCGGGCTTCCGGGCTGCGAAGGGCTGA
- the sucC gene encoding ADP-forming succinate--CoA ligase subunit beta produces MDLMEYQGKDVFRSHGIPTAPPGAVATTPDEAEEFAHDAGAPVMVKAQVLTGGRGKAGGVKYCADPAAARAAAETILGLDIKGHVVGKVLLEVASDIAEEYYLSVLHDRMSKGYKVIASVEGGVDIEEVNRATPEKVVKVDVDPTIGLDEDMAGHIVALAQFPEAAREQTTALLLALYEAFVAVDALLFEVNPLVLTGDGRVIALDSKVTIDNNALFRHPDLAAIAETSGGDPLEAAAKAKGLQYVKLDGNIGVMGNGAGLVMSTLDVVHQAGGRPANFLDAGGGASAESMAEGIAFVLGDPQVTTMLINIFGGITRCDDVARGVLGALEQLGDVPQQLVVRLDGTNAEEGRRLLTEADRPNLVAAAQMNAAAATAVELARGATR; encoded by the coding sequence ATGGACCTGATGGAGTACCAGGGCAAGGATGTGTTCCGCAGCCACGGGATCCCCACGGCCCCGCCGGGCGCCGTCGCCACCACCCCTGACGAGGCGGAGGAATTCGCCCACGACGCCGGGGCGCCGGTGATGGTCAAGGCGCAGGTCCTGACCGGCGGGCGCGGCAAGGCCGGTGGCGTGAAGTACTGCGCCGACCCGGCGGCGGCGCGTGCGGCCGCCGAGACCATCCTCGGTCTGGACATCAAGGGCCACGTGGTCGGCAAGGTCCTGCTCGAGGTCGCCAGCGACATCGCCGAGGAGTACTACCTGTCGGTGCTGCACGACCGCATGAGCAAGGGCTACAAGGTGATCGCCAGCGTGGAGGGGGGCGTGGACATCGAGGAGGTCAACCGCGCCACCCCCGAGAAGGTCGTGAAGGTCGACGTCGACCCGACCATCGGCCTCGACGAGGACATGGCCGGCCACATCGTCGCGCTGGCGCAGTTCCCCGAGGCCGCCCGCGAGCAGACCACCGCCTTGCTCCTGGCCCTGTACGAGGCGTTCGTGGCCGTTGACGCGCTGCTGTTCGAGGTGAACCCGCTGGTGCTCACCGGCGACGGCCGGGTGATCGCCCTGGACTCCAAGGTCACCATCGACAACAACGCCTTGTTCCGCCACCCCGACCTGGCGGCGATCGCCGAGACCAGCGGGGGTGACCCGCTGGAAGCCGCCGCGAAGGCCAAGGGGCTGCAGTACGTGAAGCTCGACGGGAACATCGGCGTCATGGGCAACGGCGCCGGCCTGGTGATGTCCACCCTCGACGTGGTCCACCAGGCGGGCGGGCGCCCCGCGAACTTCCTCGACGCCGGCGGGGGGGCGAGCGCGGAGAGCATGGCCGAAGGCATCGCCTTCGTGCTGGGCGACCCGCAGGTCACGACCATGCTGATCAACATCTTCGGGGGGATCACCCGCTGCGACGACGTGGCCCGGGGCGTGCTCGGGGCGCTGGAGCAGCTCGGTGACGTGCCGCAGCAGCTCGTCGTGCGCCTCGACGGCACCAACGCCGAGGAGGGACGGCGCCTGCTGACCGAGGCCGACCGCCCCAACCTGGTGGCCGCCGCGCAGATGAACGCGGCGGCGGCCACCGCCGTCGAGCTCGCCCGGGGGGCGACCCGATGA
- a CDS encoding cobalamin B12-binding domain-containing protein: MPTRVLIAKPGLDGHDRGAKIVARALRDAGMEVVYTGLHQTPEQIVEAALQEDVACVGLSIHSGAHMTLFPKVVKLLRDRGAEDIVVFGGGIVPREDIVALKEQGVAEIFTPGARMAEIAEWVRTNVAPSEDRP, from the coding sequence GTGCCCACCCGGGTCCTGATCGCCAAGCCCGGTCTGGACGGCCACGACCGGGGCGCGAAGATCGTCGCGCGCGCCCTGCGCGACGCGGGCATGGAGGTCGTCTACACCGGCCTGCACCAGACCCCCGAGCAGATCGTGGAGGCCGCGTTGCAGGAGGACGTCGCCTGCGTCGGCCTGTCGATCCACTCCGGCGCGCACATGACCCTGTTCCCGAAGGTGGTCAAGCTGCTGCGTGACCGGGGCGCCGAGGACATCGTCGTGTTCGGGGGCGGCATCGTGCCCCGCGAGGACATCGTTGCGCTGAAGGAGCAGGGAGTCGCCGAGATCTTCACCCCCGGCGCCCGCATGGCCGAGATCGCCGAGTGGGTGCGCACCAACGTCGCCCCGTCCGAGGACCGCCCGTAG
- a CDS encoding hemolysin III family protein, which translates to MNATRSSLAPARPLLRGWLHAAMVPIALAGGWLVISSSTPDGARRASVVVFVVCLVGLYLTSSLYHVPRWGTRARYILSRCDVAMIQLFIAGTFTPVAFHALSGAWRTWSIALAWGVAVFGAGIAVSPIQAPRWLATAGFIAIGWLSVVPLVKMMTALPWEGLGLIALGGLLYTLGAVVYAKRRPDPFPRWFGYHEVFHLLVVAASTAHFIAIWQYVLPLAA; encoded by the coding sequence TTGAACGCCACCCGCTCGAGCTTGGCGCCCGCGCGCCCACTGCTGCGCGGATGGTTGCACGCGGCGATGGTGCCGATCGCGCTTGCCGGTGGCTGGCTGGTCATCTCGTCGTCCACACCCGACGGTGCCAGGCGGGCCTCGGTCGTGGTGTTCGTGGTCTGCCTGGTCGGCCTGTACCTCACCAGCTCCCTGTACCACGTGCCGCGGTGGGGGACGCGCGCGCGGTACATCCTGTCGCGCTGCGACGTGGCGATGATCCAGCTGTTCATCGCCGGCACGTTCACGCCGGTGGCCTTCCACGCGCTGTCCGGTGCCTGGCGCACCTGGAGCATCGCCCTCGCCTGGGGGGTGGCCGTGTTCGGCGCGGGCATCGCCGTCTCCCCGATCCAGGCGCCCCGGTGGCTGGCCACCGCGGGGTTCATCGCCATCGGCTGGCTGTCGGTCGTGCCGTTGGTGAAGATGATGACGGCCCTGCCCTGGGAGGGACTCGGCCTGATCGCGCTCGGGGGTCTGCTCTACACGCTCGGCGCGGTGGTCTACGCCAAGCGCCGGCCGGACCCCTTCCCCCGCTGGTTCGGTTACCACGAGGTCTTCCACCTGTTGGTGGTCGCGGCCAGCACCGCGCACTTCATCGCGATCTGGCAGTACGTCCTCCCGCTCGCCGCCTGA